Proteins from a genomic interval of Chitinimonas sp. BJYL2:
- a CDS encoding beta/gamma crystallin-related protein: protein MNHAFRITVALAALALTAPALAQVVFYEHDGFDGRSFTTNRQVNNLTRYGFNDRASSAVVIDDQWEVCQDDRFRGRCMVLRPGRYASLGAMGLGDRISSARSVGRQTRYSESRYAPWPEPVYDNRRRGRERLYQADVVSVRAVVGPPERRCWIEREQLGGERRGANVPGAVVGAIVGGVLGHQVGGGRGKDLATAGGAVAGAVIGSNVGRDRDGREGYSRDVEHCANAPGSARPAYWDVVYTFRGQEHRVQMAYQPGNSVTVNRYGEPRA from the coding sequence ATGAACCATGCATTCCGCATCACCGTGGCCCTGGCAGCGCTGGCGCTTACCGCGCCAGCGCTCGCGCAGGTGGTTTTCTATGAACACGACGGCTTTGACGGGCGCTCCTTCACCACTAACCGGCAGGTCAACAATCTGACCCGCTATGGATTCAACGACCGTGCATCATCGGCGGTGGTGATCGACGACCAGTGGGAAGTCTGTCAGGACGACCGCTTCCGCGGCCGTTGCATGGTATTGCGACCGGGGCGTTATGCCTCGCTTGGCGCCATGGGCCTGGGTGACCGCATTTCCTCGGCGCGCTCGGTGGGTCGGCAGACCCGCTACAGCGAATCCCGCTATGCGCCCTGGCCTGAGCCGGTGTATGACAACCGCCGCCGTGGCAGAGAGCGGCTGTATCAAGCCGATGTGGTGTCAGTCCGCGCCGTTGTTGGTCCGCCCGAGCGGCGTTGCTGGATAGAACGTGAGCAGCTGGGCGGCGAACGGCGTGGGGCCAATGTCCCGGGCGCTGTCGTCGGTGCCATTGTCGGCGGCGTGCTCGGCCACCAGGTAGGCGGCGGGCGCGGCAAAGATCTGGCTACCGCTGGTGGTGCCGTGGCCGGCGCCGTGATCGGTAGTAACGTGGGCCGCGACCGCGATGGTCGTGAGGGCTACAGCAGGGATGTCGAGCATTGTGCCAACGCACCGGGCAGCGCACGCCCTGCTTACTGGGACGTGGTTTACACCTTCCGGGGGCAGGAACATCGGGTTCAAATGGCGTATCAGCCCGGGAACTCGGTGACGGTCAATCGTTATGGCGAACCGCGCGCCTGA
- a CDS encoding GGDEF domain-containing protein: MATETLEQTNARLRKRLIRMASMLQAARYGEQHDPLTGLANRSLMMDRLQQSLALANRMAHQVAVLMIDLDGFKMVNDNFGHQAGDQLLQQVAERLVTCIRDCDTAARVGGDEFVVLLPQIATATALPVVMDKLRRSLGAPYVLEHESLHIGASIGVATCKGMPLLAKDLLALADRDMYLIKQTKHPRVAPPETDLPNGSPAPQKRSLAH, from the coding sequence ATGGCTACTGAAACACTGGAGCAAACCAACGCACGGCTACGCAAGCGCCTGATCCGCATGGCCAGCATGTTGCAGGCCGCACGTTATGGCGAACAGCACGATCCCCTGACCGGGCTCGCAAACCGTAGCCTGATGATGGACCGGCTGCAGCAATCGCTCGCGCTCGCCAACCGGATGGCGCATCAGGTTGCGGTACTGATGATCGATCTCGATGGTTTCAAGATGGTCAACGACAACTTTGGTCATCAGGCCGGCGATCAGCTCCTGCAGCAAGTTGCCGAACGCCTGGTCACCTGCATCCGCGATTGCGATACGGCCGCGCGCGTGGGCGGGGATGAATTCGTCGTCTTGCTGCCGCAGATCGCCACCGCCACCGCCCTGCCCGTCGTGATGGACAAGCTGCGACGATCGCTCGGGGCGCCTTATGTGCTGGAGCACGAGAGCCTGCACATAGGCGCCAGTATCGGGGTGGCCACCTGCAAGGGCATGCCGCTACTCGCCAAGGACCTGCTCGCGCTGGCCGACCGCGACATGTATCTGATCAAGCAGACCAAGCACCCTCGTGTCGCCCCGCCGGAAACCGATCTTCCAAACGGTTCGCCAGCCCCCCAGAAACGCTCGCTCGCGCACTGA
- a CDS encoding low affinity iron permease family protein, with amino-acid sequence MRTATWYSLFAKTIARFSGRPRTFFLAVMVIATWIITGPLFGFSDTWQLVINTGTTIITFLMVFLIQNTQNRDTEAIQIKLDELIRATQGAHNALLDLEMLEEEALDAFRQKYQILAAAAREQLGQGAVDTGTPEP; translated from the coding sequence ATGCGTACTGCCACCTGGTATTCGCTGTTTGCCAAGACCATTGCACGCTTTTCCGGCCGACCCAGGACCTTTTTTCTGGCGGTAATGGTGATCGCTACCTGGATCATCACCGGCCCCCTGTTCGGATTCAGCGATACCTGGCAACTGGTCATCAATACCGGCACCACCATCATTACCTTCCTGATGGTGTTCCTGATCCAGAACACGCAGAACAGGGATACCGAGGCGATCCAGATCAAGCTGGACGAGCTGATCCGCGCCACCCAGGGCGCGCACAATGCATTGCTGGATCTGGAAATGCTGGAAGAAGAGGCGCTGGATGCCTTCCGCCAGAAGTACCAGATACTGGCGGCTGCCGCCCGGGAGCAACTGGGGCAGGGTGCGGTGGATACCGGCACGCCCGAACCGTGA
- a CDS encoding DUF3309 family protein — MTTLLLIVLIVLAIGAAPSWPHSRSWGYGPSGGLGLVIIILVILLLMGRL, encoded by the coding sequence TTGACCACCCTGTTACTGATTGTTCTGATCGTGCTGGCTATCGGTGCCGCACCCAGCTGGCCGCATAGCCGTTCCTGGGGCTATGGTCCCAGCGGTGGCCTAGGCCTTGTGATCATCATTCTCGTCATTCTCTTGCTCATGGGGCGCTTGTGA
- a CDS encoding sterol desaturase family protein encodes MSLHSFEQSPLTRGLDAAVYLYLLSSLGAFLMFASPAGNSSTVWLLIVVGLLLWTFLEYILHRFVLHGPAPFSTWHAAHHRQPRVAMGAPTLLSLSLIIGLVFLPALWWQSVASAVALTFGMATGYTVYSVLHHWLHQPGAAVPWLRVESDFHARHHQSRLVTGNFGVTNRLWDQVFRTVLQLRSAPCPASLPDRLPAVHDGL; translated from the coding sequence ATGAGCCTGCACAGCTTTGAACAGAGTCCCCTGACCCGTGGCCTGGATGCAGCGGTTTACCTGTATCTGCTGTCGAGCTTGGGTGCATTCCTCATGTTTGCCAGTCCTGCAGGCAATAGCAGCACCGTATGGCTACTGATCGTCGTCGGCCTGCTACTGTGGACTTTTCTCGAATACATCCTGCATCGGTTTGTGCTGCATGGACCGGCACCATTCAGTACCTGGCATGCTGCGCATCATCGTCAGCCCCGCGTCGCGATGGGCGCACCGACACTGCTTAGCCTCTCGCTGATCATTGGTCTGGTATTCCTGCCCGCGCTTTGGTGGCAAAGCGTGGCCTCGGCCGTTGCGCTGACGTTTGGCATGGCGACCGGCTACACGGTGTATTCGGTGTTACATCACTGGCTACATCAACCCGGTGCGGCGGTTCCCTGGCTAAGGGTTGAAAGCGATTTCCACGCCCGCCACCACCAGTCACGTCTAGTTACCGGCAATTTCGGGGTTACCAACCGGCTTTGGGATCAGGTCTTCCGCACCGTTCTGCAACTACGTAGCGCCCCCTGCCCGGCATCGCTGCCTGATCGCTTGCCGGCTGTCCACGATGGGCTGTGA
- a CDS encoding GlsB/YeaQ/YmgE family stress response membrane protein — MFITWILIGLIAGAVASKLVNQTGRGSWLDLLVGMMGGLLGGVIPEALGYEGISGFNFYSLLVAFIGASVLLLLFHTFTDEMPDG, encoded by the coding sequence GTGTTCATCACCTGGATCCTGATCGGACTGATCGCAGGCGCCGTGGCCAGCAAGCTGGTTAATCAGACTGGCCGCGGAAGCTGGCTGGATCTGTTGGTCGGCATGATGGGCGGTCTGCTTGGCGGCGTGATACCCGAAGCCCTGGGTTACGAAGGCATCAGCGGTTTCAATTTCTACAGCTTGCTGGTCGCCTTTATCGGCGCCTCGGTATTGCTGCTGCTCTTTCATACCTTCACCGATGAAATGCCCGACGGTTGA
- a CDS encoding BON domain-containing protein gives MHTPVRKSLFSASLAAALLTMSSHAFALPLTQEVVNARQESQIWTTFALNPYLRHSNLQVKVLDGKATLSGKVAEGVNKELAKQIALGVGGVRDVDNQIVVDTDYAPPPANGRSYADMVDDATISTAIQSKLAWSKYSGGLVADVATLSGKVTLTGSADDAAAKTFAGRVALGTRGVESVNNQLVVGSRPDTAASRAATATGTKLADSWITTKVKSTFLYSNYVDSFDISVTTLNGIVTLNGKLGSGNDRALAVELARNVRGVKRVQAAGLTF, from the coding sequence ATGCATACCCCAGTCCGCAAGTCCCTGTTCAGCGCGAGTCTCGCCGCTGCCCTGCTCACCATGAGCAGCCACGCCTTCGCCTTGCCGCTGACTCAAGAGGTGGTCAATGCACGTCAGGAGAGTCAGATATGGACCACCTTTGCATTGAATCCCTATCTGCGCCACAGCAACCTGCAGGTCAAGGTGCTGGACGGCAAGGCCACCCTGTCGGGCAAGGTCGCCGAGGGCGTGAACAAGGAGCTGGCCAAGCAGATTGCCCTGGGTGTGGGGGGTGTTCGCGATGTGGATAACCAGATTGTCGTCGACACCGATTACGCACCGCCTCCTGCCAACGGCCGCAGTTACGCCGATATGGTTGATGACGCGACCATCAGCACCGCCATTCAGTCCAAGCTGGCCTGGAGCAAATATTCGGGCGGACTGGTAGCCGATGTCGCCACCTTGTCGGGCAAGGTGACCCTGACCGGGAGTGCCGATGACGCTGCGGCCAAAACCTTTGCCGGACGTGTGGCCCTGGGTACACGCGGCGTTGAATCGGTCAACAATCAGCTGGTCGTCGGCTCGCGACCGGATACCGCAGCCTCCCGCGCCGCAACGGCTACCGGCACCAAACTGGCCGATAGCTGGATCACCACCAAGGTCAAATCCACGTTCCTGTATTCGAACTATGTGGACAGCTTCGATATCTCTGTCACCACGCTCAATGGCATCGTGACACTCAACGGCAAGCTCGGCAGCGGAAACGACCGCGCGCTGGCGGTTGAACTGGCCCGGAACGTACGTGGCGTGAAGCGGGTACAGGCAGCTGGCCTGACCTTCTGA
- a CDS encoding OmpA family protein has translation MNTLKNMTRIALSLSLLGLAATGPSYAATTDYRGVDAYNPSWYIAPSVNGIDPDSRFGIDHRGEGVGLRLGVPVSPEWDIQFGPTFSRARNGSLHYRQNTLGVDGLYLFSRDVFRPFVLIGAGAEYDKVNTPFIAARRTSPYVNAGLGFQYGWGDQWGMQMDLRRAYGYLRGDDFPFRRAHTNILTLGLTYAFDKPPRAAPMAQAAPPAVMAPVAVAAPPPPPPPPAPPPRFERYRLSSTELFPFDSAELSLPQPKLDELVTALARNPQVGHVVIAGYTDRLGSDDYNQALSQRRAEAVKTYLINRNVAADRLSAEGRGESNPVVECNDTKRADLIVCLETNRRVEVEELTFERRIP, from the coding sequence ATGAACACGCTGAAAAACATGACGCGCATTGCGCTGTCACTATCGCTACTGGGTCTGGCCGCAACTGGCCCGTCCTATGCCGCGACCACCGATTATCGCGGCGTCGATGCTTACAACCCGTCTTGGTACATCGCCCCGAGTGTGAACGGGATCGACCCGGACTCCCGTTTCGGCATCGATCACCGCGGTGAGGGCGTGGGCCTGCGGCTGGGCGTACCGGTCTCACCGGAATGGGATATCCAGTTCGGCCCCACCTTCTCCCGTGCCCGGAACGGCAGCCTGCATTACCGGCAGAACACGCTGGGCGTCGACGGCCTGTATCTGTTCTCGCGAGATGTATTCCGCCCCTTCGTGCTGATCGGTGCCGGTGCCGAATACGACAAGGTCAACACGCCCTTCATCGCCGCCCGCCGCACCTCCCCCTATGTGAATGCGGGTCTGGGCTTCCAGTATGGCTGGGGTGATCAGTGGGGCATGCAGATGGACTTGCGCCGCGCCTATGGCTACCTGCGTGGCGACGACTTTCCCTTCAGGCGCGCTCATACGAACATCCTCACGCTCGGGCTCACCTACGCATTCGACAAGCCGCCCCGCGCCGCACCGATGGCGCAAGCCGCACCGCCGGCAGTGATGGCACCGGTTGCCGTGGCGGCCCCTCCACCACCGCCGCCACCGCCAGCTCCGCCGCCACGCTTCGAGCGTTACCGGCTGTCATCAACCGAGCTGTTCCCGTTCGACAGTGCCGAGCTGAGCCTGCCGCAACCCAAACTTGACGAACTGGTCACGGCGCTGGCGCGGAATCCACAGGTCGGGCATGTCGTCATCGCGGGCTATACCGATCGGCTCGGTTCGGACGACTACAACCAGGCGCTCTCGCAGCGCCGCGCTGAAGCAGTCAAAACCTATCTGATCAACAGGAACGTGGCTGCAGATCGCTTGTCTGCCGAGGGGCGGGGTGAGAGCAACCCGGTGGTCGAATGCAATGACACCAAGCGTGCCGATCTGATCGTCTGCCTGGAAACCAATCGCCGGGTAGAGGTTGAGGAGCTGACCTTCGAGCGGCGCATCCCCTGA
- a CDS encoding two-component system response regulator: MPNPNETLEKPTILIVDDTPENIAVLSALLRDRYKTKVATSGVKALDIAASEPRPDLILLDVMMPELDGYETCQRLKANPQTADIPVIFLTARTQVEDEELGLQVGAVDYITKPISPPIVLARVRTHLSLRSAQQFLKDQNQYLEHLVSERTRQLAQMQDATILAMASLAETRDNETGNHIRRTQNYVAALARALQPHPRFKDVFTDENIDLLYKSAPLHDIGKVGVPDRILLKPAKLDPDEWEIMKLHTVYGRDAIIQVEKYLGGSNTFLGFAREIAHYHQEKWDGSGYPEGLKGDAIPASARLMAVADVYDALISKRVYKPAFPHQQAVDLMREGRGSHFDPDILDAFLAIEAEFLAIADRFRDAETTPE, from the coding sequence ATGCCAAACCCGAATGAAACACTGGAAAAGCCAACGATCCTCATCGTTGACGATACCCCCGAGAACATCGCCGTGCTGTCGGCCCTGCTCCGCGACCGCTACAAGACCAAGGTAGCCACCAGCGGCGTCAAGGCGCTCGATATTGCCGCCAGCGAGCCCAGACCGGATCTGATCCTGCTCGATGTGATGATGCCCGAGCTGGATGGCTACGAAACCTGCCAACGCCTCAAAGCCAACCCGCAGACTGCCGACATCCCGGTGATCTTCCTTACCGCCCGTACCCAGGTGGAGGATGAGGAGCTCGGCCTGCAGGTCGGTGCGGTTGACTACATCACCAAGCCCATCAGCCCACCCATCGTGCTGGCGCGCGTGCGCACCCATCTTTCATTGCGCAGTGCCCAGCAATTCCTCAAGGACCAGAACCAGTATCTGGAACACCTTGTCAGCGAGCGTACCCGGCAACTGGCGCAGATGCAGGATGCCACCATTCTGGCCATGGCCAGCCTGGCCGAAACCCGCGATAACGAAACCGGCAACCATATCCGCCGCACCCAGAACTATGTGGCAGCGCTGGCCCGCGCCCTGCAGCCCCACCCCCGGTTCAAGGATGTGTTCACCGACGAGAACATTGACCTGCTCTACAAGTCCGCCCCACTGCACGATATCGGCAAGGTGGGCGTACCTGACCGCATCCTGCTCAAGCCAGCCAAACTGGACCCGGACGAGTGGGAAATCATGAAACTGCACACGGTGTATGGGCGCGACGCCATCATCCAGGTCGAGAAATATCTGGGGGGCAGCAACACCTTCCTTGGCTTTGCCCGCGAGATTGCGCATTACCATCAGGAAAAGTGGGACGGTTCGGGCTACCCGGAGGGGCTCAAGGGCGATGCGATTCCGGCATCAGCACGCCTGATGGCCGTCGCCGATGTCTATGACGCGCTGATCTCCAAGCGCGTCTACAAACCCGCCTTCCCCCATCAGCAAGCGGTCGACCTGATGCGCGAAGGCCGGGGAAGCCATTTCGACCCTGACATCCTCGATGCCTTCCTCGCCATTGAAGCCGAGTTCCTGGCCATCGCTGATCGTTTCCGCGACGCAGAGACCACGCCCGAATGA
- the mltF gene encoding membrane-bound lytic murein transglycosylase MltF, with the protein MWRLLCLALPGLLLTACDRLPAADTARQVAPFSESGELVVLIRNGATSFHVDAEGKYAGLEYDLVTRFSQQLGVKVRFVVVPRVSEMPDRLARGEAHLAVGISAPPASLKQGPRYLDLQATLVCRSKDRQPRKLDELGGGILMVASAFTHHLAATLKQHPELSWHEAQYQDTEELIDKVESGLIDYALVDARDADVARNIHPGVTPAFAVGPPLPVTWAWSEEQDEALGAPVKAFFDQIRKDGALARLTDRYFGHANRLQPIDATTFLSRRISILPKYRRLFIQAEASYGIDWRLLAALSYQESHWDAFATSAYGVRGMMMLTNDTADRLGVTNRLDPEQSIMGGAKYVGMLRDMLPSRIPEPDRTWLALASYNIGTAHLEDARILAQRLGKSPDAWSDMKTVIPLLRNYEYFSTLKYGYARGGETVVFVENVRSYYNILVRFEQPSRPMFPPFDEQVSVENPEGVRLRIDAEEKQGS; encoded by the coding sequence ATGTGGCGCCTACTCTGTCTGGCCTTGCCGGGGCTGTTGTTGACTGCCTGTGATCGCCTGCCGGCTGCCGATACCGCACGACAGGTTGCACCGTTCAGCGAGTCGGGCGAACTGGTCGTACTGATCCGCAACGGCGCCACCAGCTTCCATGTCGATGCCGAGGGCAAGTACGCGGGCCTGGAATACGACCTGGTCACCCGCTTCAGCCAGCAACTCGGCGTCAAGGTACGCTTCGTGGTGGTGCCCCGTGTATCCGAAATGCCTGACCGGCTAGCGCGCGGAGAAGCCCACCTCGCCGTTGGCATCAGCGCCCCGCCGGCATCCCTGAAACAGGGGCCCCGCTATCTGGACCTGCAAGCCACACTTGTATGCCGCAGCAAAGACCGCCAGCCCCGCAAGCTGGATGAGCTGGGAGGAGGCATCCTCATGGTGGCCAGCGCCTTCACGCACCATCTGGCAGCCACGCTCAAGCAGCACCCGGAACTCAGCTGGCATGAGGCGCAGTATCAGGACACGGAAGAACTCATCGACAAGGTCGAGAGCGGGCTGATCGACTATGCGCTGGTAGATGCCCGCGATGCGGATGTCGCCCGCAATATCCACCCCGGTGTCACCCCCGCCTTTGCAGTAGGGCCACCCCTACCGGTGACCTGGGCCTGGTCCGAAGAGCAGGACGAAGCGCTGGGCGCACCCGTCAAAGCCTTTTTTGACCAGATACGCAAAGATGGCGCATTGGCCCGCCTCACCGACCGCTATTTTGGTCACGCCAACCGGCTGCAGCCGATTGATGCCACCACCTTTCTGAGCCGGCGCATCTCCATCCTCCCCAAGTACCGCCGCCTGTTCATCCAGGCTGAGGCCAGCTACGGCATCGACTGGCGCCTGCTGGCCGCGCTGAGCTATCAGGAGTCCCACTGGGATGCCTTTGCGACCAGTGCTTACGGTGTGCGCGGCATGATGATGCTCACGAACGATACGGCCGACCGGCTGGGCGTCACCAACCGGCTCGATCCGGAGCAAAGCATCATGGGTGGTGCCAAATATGTCGGCATGCTGCGCGATATGCTGCCCTCACGCATACCCGAACCCGATCGCACCTGGCTGGCGCTGGCTTCCTACAATATCGGGACTGCCCACCTGGAAGACGCGCGCATCCTCGCACAGCGCCTCGGCAAAAGCCCGGATGCCTGGAGCGACATGAAAACCGTGATCCCGCTGCTGCGTAACTACGAGTACTTCAGCACGCTCAAGTACGGCTATGCGCGCGGAGGGGAAACCGTGGTGTTCGTGGAGAACGTGCGCAGCTACTACAACATCCTGGTGCGCTTCGAGCAGCCATCCCGACCCATGTTCCCGCCATTCGACGAACAGGTCTCGGTAGAGAATCCAGAGGGTGTGCGCTTGCGTATTGATGCCGAGGAAAAGCAGGGCAGCTAA
- a CDS encoding lyase family protein produces the protein MSDPGRMETDAMGDIAVPDHALWGAQTQRALGYFRISSETMPWPLLHALAQVKQACAGVNQTLGLLDAKRAKAIGYAAGEVMNGAYLDAFPVSVWQSGSGTQTNMNMNEVLANRASALMGGPYGRDRLVHPNDHVNLGQSSNDIIPTAMHLAILQGLQNALLPALERLCSDLADKGRDYHDLVKIGRTHLQDATPLTVAQECSGWEAQLRFAEQQIQRVQQGLFPLAIGGTAVGTGLNTHPDFGRLVAKRLAADTGLPLCRADNPFAALAAHDAVLALHGSLKTLATALFKISSDIKLLASGPRCGLGEWHLPENEPGSSIMPGKVNPSQCEALCMVCCQVIGNDVAIGMAGATGQLQLNTGKPLIAHLCLQSLRLLADSMASFGRHCVRGMAPDRERIAGNLSQSLMLVTALAPHIGYDRAAAIALHAHTQGLSLRAAALELGTVSAAQFDAWSVPEDMLASH, from the coding sequence ATGTCCGATCCTGGCCGAATGGAAACCGACGCAATGGGCGATATTGCGGTGCCCGACCACGCGCTTTGGGGTGCACAGACGCAACGCGCCTTGGGTTATTTCCGTATTTCCAGCGAGACCATGCCCTGGCCTTTGCTGCACGCACTGGCGCAGGTCAAGCAAGCCTGTGCCGGGGTCAACCAGACCTTGGGCCTGCTCGATGCCAAGCGCGCCAAAGCCATCGGCTACGCCGCGGGCGAGGTGATGAACGGGGCTTACCTTGATGCCTTCCCGGTGTCGGTATGGCAATCCGGCTCGGGCACACAGACCAATATGAACATGAACGAGGTGCTGGCCAATCGCGCCTCGGCGTTGATGGGCGGCCCGTATGGCCGTGACCGTCTGGTTCACCCCAACGACCACGTGAACCTGGGCCAGTCGTCCAACGACATCATTCCCACGGCCATGCATCTGGCCATCCTGCAGGGTCTGCAGAACGCGCTGCTGCCGGCACTGGAGCGCCTGTGCAGCGATCTCGCCGACAAGGGCCGCGATTACCACGATCTGGTCAAGATCGGCCGTACCCATCTGCAGGACGCCACCCCGCTGACCGTGGCGCAGGAGTGCTCGGGCTGGGAGGCCCAGCTGCGTTTTGCCGAGCAGCAGATCCAGCGGGTCCAGCAGGGCCTGTTTCCGCTGGCGATTGGCGGAACAGCCGTGGGCACCGGCCTCAATACCCATCCCGATTTCGGCAGGCTGGTGGCCAAGCGCTTGGCAGCCGATACCGGCCTGCCGCTCTGCCGTGCCGACAATCCCTTCGCCGCACTGGCGGCCCACGATGCGGTGCTGGCACTGCATGGCAGCCTAAAGACACTGGCGACAGCGCTGTTCAAGATCAGCAGCGATATCAAGCTGCTGGCATCGGGGCCACGCTGTGGTCTGGGTGAGTGGCATCTGCCGGAGAACGAGCCCGGTAGCTCGATCATGCCCGGCAAGGTCAACCCGAGTCAGTGCGAGGCACTGTGCATGGTGTGCTGCCAGGTCATCGGCAACGACGTCGCCATCGGCATGGCCGGGGCGACCGGCCAGCTCCAGCTCAATACCGGCAAACCACTGATTGCCCATCTGTGCCTGCAAAGCCTGCGCTTGCTGGCAGACAGCATGGCGAGCTTCGGACGTCACTGCGTGCGTGGCATGGCGCCCGATCGTGAGCGCATAGCCGGCAACCTGTCGCAGTCGCTGATGCTGGTGACGGCGCTGGCGCCACACATTGGCTACGACCGCGCCGCCGCGATCGCGCTGCATGCGCACACCCAGGGGCTGAGCCTGCGTGCCGCGGCGCTGGAGTTGGGAACCGTATCGGCCGCGCAGTTCGATGCCTGGAGCGTGCCTGAAGACATGCTGGCCAGCCACTGA
- a CDS encoding YqjD family protein translates to MSNETKTGNGNGSVDVHRQALVKDLKGAVSDAHQLIQAVADASADEYGAAAQAVQNKLDEARTRLSGARTAISEKSQAAAKATQAYVTHNPWTAIGIAAGVGVIAGFFIGRR, encoded by the coding sequence ATGAGCAATGAAACAAAAACAGGTAACGGCAATGGCAGCGTGGATGTGCATCGGCAAGCTCTGGTCAAGGATCTGAAAGGCGCCGTCAGCGACGCGCATCAGCTGATCCAGGCCGTGGCCGATGCATCGGCAGATGAATATGGTGCTGCAGCACAGGCGGTGCAGAACAAGCTCGACGAGGCCCGCACGCGCCTGAGTGGTGCCCGCACAGCGATCAGTGAAAAGTCTCAGGCCGCAGCAAAAGCGACCCAAGCCTATGTGACACACAACCCGTGGACTGCCATCGGTATTGCTGCCGGCGTCGGGGTGATTGCCGGGTTCTTCATCGGCCGTCGCTGA
- a CDS encoding Crp/Fnr family transcriptional regulator — translation MSAVQNHLIARLPRIDRQHLLAVCEPVELLLAQSLYTPSQPTRHVYFPINSFVSLVALVDQHPGLEVGMVGSEGMLGSQLGLGIGAAPLAALVQGAGSALRVKASAFRLELARSTALLRCLHRYLYVVMSQQATSAACLHFHLIGPRLARWLLMSQDRAHSDQFDITQAFLGYMLGVRRVTITMAAGELQRSGLIAYRRGKITVLDRAGLEAVACSCYAADRRLYARLMH, via the coding sequence GTGTCTGCTGTACAGAACCATCTGATTGCCCGGCTCCCGCGCATAGATCGCCAGCACCTGCTGGCCGTCTGCGAACCGGTGGAACTCTTGCTGGCCCAGTCGCTGTACACACCAAGCCAGCCGACCCGGCATGTGTACTTCCCGATCAACAGCTTCGTATCGCTGGTGGCCCTGGTCGACCAGCACCCCGGTCTCGAAGTCGGCATGGTCGGCTCGGAAGGCATGCTGGGTTCACAACTGGGGCTGGGTATCGGCGCTGCGCCACTGGCTGCGCTGGTACAGGGGGCCGGCAGCGCCTTGCGGGTGAAGGCCTCGGCATTCCGGCTTGAGCTGGCCCGCAGCACGGCCTTGCTCCGCTGCCTGCACCGCTATCTGTACGTGGTGATGTCACAGCAGGCCACTTCGGCAGCCTGCCTGCACTTTCACCTGATCGGCCCGCGCCTCGCGCGCTGGCTGCTGATGAGTCAGGACCGTGCCCACAGCGACCAGTTCGATATTACCCAGGCGTTCTTGGGTTACATGCTGGGCGTGCGCCGGGTGACCATCACCATGGCCGCGGGCGAACTGCAGCGTAGCGGGTTGATTGCATACCGGCGCGGCAAGATCACGGTGCTGGATCGCGCGGGTCTCGAAGCCGTCGCCTGTAGTTGCTATGCGGCCGACAGGCGCCTTTATGCCCGTCTGATGCACTGA
- a CDS encoding Crp/Fnr family transcriptional regulator translates to MSPTDSPRDNLLLAVLPDEDWQSWCLQLEAIALPLGQVLYESGGKMHYVYFPTTAIVSLLYVMENGASAEIAVVGNEGVVGIALFMGGESTPSRAVVQSAGMGYRLRAQIIKNEFNRAGPVMHLLLRYTQALITQMAQTAVCNRHHSLDQQLCRWLLLSLDRLHGRELIMTQELIANMLGVRREGVTEAALKLQRAGLISYARGHISVIDRPGLESRTCECYAVVKKEYDRLLPKRIAT, encoded by the coding sequence ATGAGTCCCACCGATAGTCCGCGCGACAATCTGTTGCTTGCCGTATTGCCGGATGAGGACTGGCAGAGCTGGTGCTTGCAGCTGGAGGCCATTGCCCTGCCGCTGGGCCAAGTGCTCTATGAGTCAGGGGGCAAGATGCACTATGTGTACTTTCCGACCACCGCCATCGTGTCGCTGCTGTATGTGATGGAGAACGGCGCTTCGGCAGAAATCGCCGTGGTCGGTAACGAAGGCGTGGTCGGCATTGCGCTGTTCATGGGCGGAGAAAGCACCCCCAGCCGTGCGGTGGTACAAAGTGCCGGCATGGGTTACCGGCTCAGGGCACAGATCATTAAGAACGAGTTCAACCGCGCCGGCCCGGTCATGCATCTGCTGCTGCGATACACCCAGGCCCTGATTACCCAGATGGCGCAAACGGCGGTCTGCAACCGCCATCACTCGCTCGATCAGCAACTCTGCCGCTGGTTGTTGCTGAGCTTGGATCGCCTCCACGGCAGGGAGCTGATCATGACCCAGGAGTTGATCGCCAACATGCTCGGCGTACGCCGCGAAGGTGTGACCGAAGCCGCGCTCAAGCTCCAGCGGGCGGGCCTGATCAGCTATGCACGTGGCCATATCAGCGTGATCGACCGGCCGGGGCTGGAATCGCGCACTTGCGAGTGTTACGCCGTGGTCAAGAAGGAATACGACCGCCTGCTACCCAAACGCATTGCCACCTGA